Proteins from one Candidatus Margulisiibacteriota bacterium genomic window:
- the tsaD gene encoding tRNA (adenosine(37)-N6)-threonylcarbamoyltransferase complex transferase subunit TsaD, whose translation MNIERRNLAVLLLAIETSCDETSAAVLKDGREVLSNVISSQIEFHKKYGGIVPEVAARKHIEVITPVIQEAIDKAGVGFKELDAVAVTYGPGLVGSLIVGLCAAKAMAWSLGKPLIGVNHLEGHIYANFLLPTNHPPFPFICLLVSGGHTMIIKVNGHGQYETLGRTRDDAAGEAYDKVARLLGLGYPGGPVIDQLAKTGDPKAVRFTRPMLHDGYDFSFSGIKTAVVNLATRDPRPATQDIAASFQQAVVDVLVEKTVRAALDHGCKTVTIAGGVSANSLLRSQLPERGKAEGLNVLIPPFEYCTDNAAMIACAAFYQISTRDSRPVTRDLELSPVASLKI comes from the coding sequence ATGAATATTGAAAGGAGAAACCTGGCTGTGCTCTTGTTAGCTATCGAAACTTCCTGCGACGAAACTTCCGCCGCCGTTCTGAAGGACGGGCGGGAAGTATTGTCTAACGTCATCTCCTCGCAGATCGAGTTCCATAAAAAGTACGGCGGGATCGTGCCGGAGGTCGCCGCCCGGAAGCATATCGAGGTCATTACCCCGGTCATCCAGGAGGCGATCGATAAGGCCGGCGTCGGCTTTAAAGAGCTCGACGCCGTCGCCGTCACCTACGGGCCGGGCTTGGTCGGCTCGCTGATCGTCGGCCTCTGCGCAGCAAAGGCCATGGCTTGGTCGCTTGGCAAACCGCTTATCGGGGTTAACCATCTGGAAGGGCATATCTATGCGAACTTTCTACTCCCTACTAACCACCCCCCGTTCCCTTTCATCTGTCTCCTCGTCTCCGGCGGACACACCATGATCATCAAGGTTAACGGGCACGGACAGTACGAGACCCTCGGCCGGACTAGGGACGATGCGGCCGGCGAAGCGTACGACAAGGTCGCGCGACTCCTCGGCCTCGGCTACCCCGGCGGGCCGGTGATCGACCAATTGGCCAAAACCGGCGACCCGAAAGCCGTCCGCTTCACCCGCCCGATGCTGCATGACGGGTACGATTTTAGTTTCAGCGGGATCAAGACTGCCGTGGTCAATCTGGCGACCCGCGACCCGCGACCCGCGACCCAAGATATCGCGGCCAGCTTTCAACAGGCAGTGGTCGACGTCCTAGTCGAGAAAACGGTCCGCGCGGCGCTGGATCACGGCTGCAAAACAGTGACGATCGCCGGCGGCGTTTCGGCTAATTCGCTTTTAAGGTCTCAATTGCCGGAACGCGGAAAAGCCGAAGGATTGAACGTCCTGATCCCCCCGTTCGAATATTGCACGGACAACGCGGCGATGATCGCCTGCGCCGCTTTTTATCAAATATCGACCCGCGACTCGCGACCCGTGACCCGTGACCTGGAGCTTTCCCCCGTTGCCAGCCTAAAGATATAG
- a CDS encoding HAMP domain-containing sensor histidine kinase has product MPVKLTEKQQIALWYVRLRWGAIIIMLMVIWTSLYPGKLQFPLLPCLAIIFLAAVYNLIFPSLIKRFGFFSESVLFTYLRASLDILVISLMVHFTGGVESPFTFLYILELATLAFFSYEQIAYLLAAQSAVFYVVVLHLEAYNFIEHYRLISLPGTLYLSAPYGLSKALSLFLCSCLMVYIAAYLADKLREKQRQIEALSNAQADFVNMVMHETKSPLTSIIGYTDILASGGLGEVAEKFRDPLNVIKRQSNRILLMVNDLLSLARLESGRTKIDKKPAELAELANHVIEEIGPSLNAKNLKLIQEIDPKTPPVGIDEDKILEVLTNLLSNAIKFSSDGGRIFLTIAPQGKEVQVAIRDEGIGIRSVDLPHIFEKFYRASKESAERKGTGLGLALTKLIVEAHGGRLWAVSAGPGQGAVFYFTLPL; this is encoded by the coding sequence ATGCCCGTAAAGCTGACCGAGAAGCAGCAGATCGCCCTCTGGTACGTCCGCCTCCGCTGGGGCGCGATCATCATTATGCTGATGGTGATCTGGACCTCGCTCTATCCCGGCAAACTTCAGTTCCCGCTCCTCCCCTGTCTGGCGATCATTTTTCTGGCGGCCGTTTACAACCTGATCTTCCCTTCCCTGATCAAGCGCTTTGGTTTTTTCTCCGAGAGCGTCCTTTTCACCTACCTGCGCGCTTCGCTCGACATCCTGGTCATTTCCTTGATGGTCCATTTTACCGGCGGCGTGGAAAGCCCTTTTACCTTTCTTTACATTCTTGAGCTGGCGACCCTCGCCTTTTTCAGTTATGAACAGATCGCTTATCTGCTGGCCGCCCAATCGGCCGTTTTTTACGTTGTCGTCCTCCACCTGGAAGCTTACAATTTTATCGAACACTATCGGCTGATCTCCTTGCCCGGCACTCTTTACCTGAGCGCGCCGTACGGGTTGTCCAAAGCGCTCTCCCTGTTCCTGTGCTCCTGCCTCATGGTCTACATCGCCGCCTACCTCGCCGACAAGCTCCGGGAAAAACAGCGGCAGATCGAGGCGCTGAGCAACGCGCAGGCCGACTTCGTCAACATGGTAATGCACGAGACCAAAAGCCCGCTTACCTCGATCATCGGCTACACCGACATCCTCGCCTCCGGCGGCCTGGGCGAGGTCGCAGAGAAGTTCCGGGACCCCCTGAACGTCATCAAGCGGCAATCGAACCGCATCCTGTTAATGGTCAACGACCTGCTCAGTCTCGCCCGCCTCGAATCGGGCCGGACCAAGATCGATAAAAAACCGGCCGAGCTGGCAGAGCTCGCCAACCACGTGATCGAGGAGATCGGCCCGTCGCTGAACGCGAAGAACCTGAAACTGATCCAGGAGATCGATCCGAAGACCCCGCCGGTCGGCATCGACGAAGACAAGATCCTCGAGGTCTTGACCAACCTCTTGTCCAACGCGATCAAGTTCTCGAGCGACGGCGGCCGGATCTTCCTGACGATCGCTCCCCAGGGAAAAGAGGTCCAGGTCGCTATCCGGGACGAAGGGATCGGGATCCGGTCGGTCGATCTCCCCCACATTTTCGAGAAGTTCTACCGGGCCAGCAAGGAATCGGCCGAGCGCAAGGGGACCGGGCTCGGGCTGGCGCTCACCAAGCTGATCGTCGAAGCGCACGGCGGCCGGCTCTGGGCGGTCTCGGCCGGCCCGGGCCAGGGCGCGGTTTTTTACTTTACCCTCCCCCTTTAA
- the gatC gene encoding Asp-tRNA(Asn)/Glu-tRNA(Gln) amidotransferase subunit GatC has protein sequence MDIDVEHVARLARLGLSEEEKKLFAKQLSAILDFAASLQKLDTGSVPPTAHAIPMKNVLREDKAVPCANVDDILANGPDVEDHMFKVPKIIEG, from the coding sequence ATGGATATCGACGTCGAACATGTCGCCCGCCTAGCGCGGCTCGGCCTGTCGGAAGAAGAAAAAAAACTTTTCGCCAAGCAACTCTCCGCCATCCTCGATTTTGCCGCCAGTCTGCAAAAATTGGACACCGGCAGCGTTCCGCCGACGGCGCACGCCATCCCCATGAAGAACGTCCTGCGCGAGGATAAAGCCGTCCCCTGCGCCAACGTCGACGATATCCTGGCCAACGGGCCGGATGTCGAAGACCACATGTTCAAAGTGCCCAAGATAATCGAGGGCTAA
- the gatA gene encoding Asp-tRNA(Asn)/Glu-tRNA(Gln) amidotransferase subunit GatA: protein MHNKTAHELNSLLTGKKVGSVELTKALYDRIAATDDKVKGYVTLTRDEALKQAAAADERIKKNDHVTPLTGIPIAVKDNFCTKGIKTTCSSKILANYLPPYDATVVTKLKEAGAVLLGKTNMDEFAMGSSTENSAFFPTRNPWDLGTVPGGSSGGSAAVVAAREAVMATGSDTGGSIRQPASFCGVVGLKPTYGRVSRYGLVAFASSLDQIGPLTRDVTDTALLLGAIAGHDPLDATSVDRPVPDYRQALVNDVKKVRVGLIKELMGAGIAPEVRQAVKTAADRLAGLGAEIVEVSLPSFAYAVATYYLIAPAEASSNLARYDGVKYGHRSTDHKDLISMYYSTRRAGFGAEVKRRIMLGTYALSAGYYDAYYLKALKVRTLIKQDFEKAFSRCDVLASPTAPTVAFKLGEKAADPLAMYLSDIATIPVNLAGLPALSLPCGFTGNLPIGLQLIGQAFAEETLLRVAFTYEQNSEWHQKSAAI from the coding sequence ATGCACAATAAAACGGCGCACGAACTGAATAGTTTACTGACCGGCAAAAAGGTCGGTTCCGTGGAGTTGACCAAGGCACTTTACGACCGGATCGCCGCTACGGACGACAAAGTCAAAGGCTATGTCACCCTGACCCGGGACGAAGCGCTCAAACAGGCCGCGGCGGCCGATGAGCGGATCAAAAAAAACGATCACGTTACCCCGCTGACCGGCATCCCGATCGCGGTCAAGGACAATTTTTGCACCAAAGGGATCAAGACCACCTGCAGCTCCAAAATATTGGCTAATTACCTCCCGCCCTACGACGCCACGGTCGTGACCAAATTAAAAGAGGCCGGCGCCGTGCTCCTCGGCAAGACGAACATGGACGAATTTGCCATGGGCTCTTCGACCGAGAACTCCGCCTTCTTCCCGACCCGCAACCCCTGGGACCTGGGGACGGTACCGGGCGGTTCGTCCGGCGGTTCCGCCGCCGTGGTCGCCGCCCGTGAAGCGGTCATGGCGACCGGTTCGGACACCGGCGGTTCGATCCGCCAACCGGCCTCGTTCTGCGGCGTCGTCGGCCTGAAGCCGACCTACGGCCGCGTTTCCCGCTACGGCCTGGTCGCTTTCGCTTCTTCGCTCGACCAGATCGGCCCGCTGACCCGCGACGTGACCGATACGGCGCTGCTGCTCGGCGCGATCGCCGGCCACGACCCGCTCGACGCCACTTCGGTCGACCGGCCGGTCCCTGACTACCGCCAGGCGCTGGTCAATGACGTGAAAAAAGTCCGGGTCGGTCTGATCAAAGAGCTGATGGGCGCAGGGATCGCGCCGGAAGTGCGGCAAGCGGTCAAGACGGCGGCCGACCGGCTTGCCGGTTTGGGGGCGGAGATCGTGGAAGTCTCGCTCCCCTCTTTCGCCTACGCGGTCGCCACCTATTATTTGATCGCCCCGGCCGAAGCGAGCTCGAACTTGGCCCGTTACGACGGCGTTAAATACGGGCACCGGAGCACCGACCACAAAGACCTGATCTCGATGTATTACAGCACCCGGCGCGCCGGGTTCGGCGCGGAAGTCAAACGCCGGATCATGCTCGGCACCTACGCCCTCTCCGCCGGCTATTACGACGCTTATTACCTGAAGGCGTTGAAAGTCCGGACGCTGATCAAGCAGGACTTTGAAAAAGCTTTCAGCCGCTGCGACGTCCTGGCCTCGCCCACGGCGCCGACCGTCGCCTTTAAGCTCGGGGAAAAAGCGGCCGACCCGCTCGCTATGTACCTGTCGGACATCGCCACGATCCCGGTCAATCTGGCCGGGCTGCCCGCCCTCTCCCTCCCTTGCGGATTTACCGGCAACCTGCCGATCGGCTTGCAGCTGATCGGCCAGGCCTTCGCCGAAGAGACGCTCCTGCGCGTCGCCTTTACTTACGAACAGAACAGCGAATGGCACCAGAAATCCGCTGCAATTTAA
- the gatB gene encoding Asp-tRNA(Asn)/Glu-tRNA(Gln) amidotransferase subunit GatB, with protein MGLETVIGLEVHAQLLTESKMFCACPNKFGARPNTNICPICTGQPGVLPVTNRKAVELAIKTAIALGCTIEPSSVFARKHYFYPDLPKNLQISQYELPLATKGSLEIEVDGVKRKIGITRVHLEEDAGKLVHKGAARIMGAGESLVDYNRTGTPLMEIVSEPDIRSAKEAAVYTETLANLLRYLAVCDAKMEEGSLRCDANISLRPAGQKEFGTKTEVKNINSFRAIEKALLAEEKRHAEVLAEGGKIIQETRFFDDVTETTTGMRGKEYAHDYRYFPEPDLVPVEPPAEWVEQIKQTIGELPWQRKERFIGLGIPAETAGLIVNDKSLADFLDEAVKLKAKAAAVANWLIGDLTAYSKETKKAFAELNFKPAQLAELLQLIEQGTLSNKIAKEVLFTVLKTGKQVKDVIAESGMTQISGEDELLKIAQEVVKNNPQQVEQYKGGKEAVMMFFVGQMMKATKGRANPEVATKLLKQALG; from the coding sequence ATGGGGCTCGAAACAGTAATCGGGCTGGAGGTCCACGCCCAGCTCCTAACGGAGAGCAAGATGTTCTGCGCCTGCCCGAACAAGTTCGGGGCGCGGCCGAACACCAATATCTGCCCGATCTGCACCGGCCAGCCGGGCGTCCTGCCGGTCACGAACCGGAAAGCGGTCGAACTGGCGATCAAGACGGCGATCGCGCTCGGCTGCACGATCGAGCCGAGCAGCGTTTTTGCCCGCAAGCACTACTTCTACCCCGACCTGCCGAAGAACCTCCAGATCTCGCAGTACGAGCTGCCGCTGGCGACCAAGGGTTCCCTGGAGATCGAGGTTGACGGCGTAAAGAGGAAGATCGGGATCACCCGCGTCCATCTGGAAGAGGACGCCGGCAAGCTGGTCCACAAGGGAGCGGCCCGGATCATGGGGGCCGGGGAATCGCTGGTCGACTACAACCGGACCGGCACCCCGCTGATGGAGATCGTCTCCGAACCGGATATCCGCTCGGCGAAAGAAGCGGCCGTTTACACCGAAACGCTGGCGAACCTCCTCCGCTACCTTGCCGTCTGCGACGCCAAGATGGAAGAAGGCTCGCTCCGCTGCGACGCCAACATATCCCTCCGTCCGGCCGGGCAAAAGGAGTTCGGCACCAAGACCGAGGTCAAGAACATCAACTCGTTCCGGGCGATCGAGAAAGCGCTTCTGGCCGAGGAAAAACGCCATGCTGAGGTCCTGGCGGAAGGCGGTAAGATCATTCAGGAAACCCGCTTCTTCGATGACGTTACGGAGACGACGACCGGGATGCGCGGCAAAGAGTACGCCCACGATTACCGTTACTTCCCCGAACCAGACCTGGTCCCGGTCGAACCGCCGGCGGAATGGGTCGAGCAGATCAAACAGACGATCGGCGAACTCCCCTGGCAAAGAAAAGAACGCTTTATCGGCCTCGGCATCCCGGCGGAAACCGCCGGACTTATCGTTAACGACAAGTCGCTGGCCGACTTCCTGGACGAAGCGGTCAAGCTAAAGGCAAAAGCAGCGGCCGTCGCCAACTGGCTGATCGGTGACCTGACCGCTTATAGTAAAGAGACCAAAAAAGCGTTCGCCGAGCTCAACTTCAAGCCGGCCCAGCTGGCCGAGCTGCTGCAGCTGATCGAACAAGGGACATTGAGCAATAAGATCGCCAAGGAAGTTCTTTTCACCGTGCTAAAGACCGGCAAACAGGTCAAGGACGTTATTGCCGAATCGGGGATGACGCAGATCAGCGGTGAAGATGAGCTTCTAAAGATCGCTCAGGAAGTGGTCAAGAATAATCCGCAGCAGGTCGAACAGTACAAGGGCGGCAAGGAAGCGGTGATGATGTTCTTTGTCGGCCAGATGATGAAAGCGACCAAGGGGCGAGCGAACCCGGAAGTGGCGACGAAACTGCTAAAACAAGCTTTAGGCTGA
- a CDS encoding TatD family nuclease-associated radical SAM protein translates to MSAIAYPVGNSLYLNITNRCTNECPFCIRSKSRKFNREFDLWLDKEPTADELLAAIGDPHKYDQIVFCGYGEPTIRLEVIKEVSARLATRDPRPVTRLDTNGHGNLFWGRNILPELKGLIDKVSVSLNAENAEVYNRICKPLQGVKAYGAMIDFIKEAKKYIPEVEATVVDLPGIDKEKCRQIAADLGVQFRLRPYYEETYVR, encoded by the coding sequence ATGAGCGCGATCGCCTACCCGGTCGGGAATTCCCTGTACCTGAATATCACCAACCGCTGCACCAACGAATGCCCGTTCTGTATCCGGAGCAAGAGCCGGAAGTTCAACCGGGAGTTCGACCTCTGGCTGGACAAAGAACCGACCGCGGACGAGCTGCTCGCCGCCATCGGCGATCCCCATAAGTATGACCAGATCGTCTTCTGCGGCTACGGCGAACCGACTATCCGGCTGGAAGTTATCAAAGAGGTTTCCGCCCGACTCGCGACCCGTGACCCGCGACCCGTGACCCGGTTGGACACGAACGGCCACGGAAACCTGTTCTGGGGCAGGAATATCCTCCCGGAGCTGAAAGGGTTGATCGACAAGGTCTCTGTCAGCCTCAACGCGGAGAACGCGGAAGTTTATAACCGGATCTGCAAGCCGCTGCAAGGCGTCAAAGCATACGGCGCGATGATCGATTTCATTAAGGAAGCGAAGAAATACATACCCGAAGTCGAAGCGACGGTCGTCGATCTCCCCGGGATCGACAAGGAAAAATGCCGGCAGATCGCCGCCGATCTTGGTGTACAATTCCGGCTAAGACCGTATTACGAGGAGACTTATGTCCGATAA
- the lpdA gene encoding dihydrolipoyl dehydrogenase: MSDKFDVIVLGGGPGGYVAALRAAQLGAKVALIEKDQVGGTCLNRGCIPTKALIACTNLYEKIKKADSYGITVGSPAIDPAKIVERKNLLVGKIVKNLQKLIEQNGIEVIQGEGKVKDPGLVRVGNRDVQSRALILATGSSPASLPGIKFDGDRYLCSDDALELKSVPDKINLVGGGVIGIHFALIYSALGAAVTIYEALPEILAGIDEEVVATVKRLLNRRKINVLTGTRFDPAKAEGKTLICVGRTPNVKGTEGLGTRMEGKSIWVNEKMETSVPGVYAVGDLVSKKMLAHVAYEQGAIAAENALGGNKIFNYDCVPIGIYTNPEIASVGLTEKEAREKGLTVRIGKFPMAALGIAQAMGEIEGFVKVVADDQGKLLGVHILGAEATSIIGAATLALKQGLKIEQLAATFQAHPSYPEALHEASLAVLSRSLHNLNQR; the protein is encoded by the coding sequence ATGTCCGATAAGTTCGATGTCATCGTTTTAGGCGGCGGGCCGGGCGGCTACGTGGCCGCGCTCCGGGCAGCGCAGCTCGGCGCGAAAGTCGCCCTGATCGAAAAAGACCAGGTCGGCGGGACCTGCCTCAACCGCGGCTGCATCCCGACCAAGGCGCTGATCGCCTGCACCAACCTCTACGAAAAGATCAAGAAGGCCGACAGCTACGGCATCACCGTCGGCAGCCCCGCCATCGATCCGGCCAAGATCGTCGAACGGAAAAACCTACTTGTCGGCAAGATCGTCAAGAATCTCCAGAAACTGATCGAGCAGAACGGGATCGAGGTTATCCAGGGCGAAGGCAAGGTAAAAGACCCGGGCCTTGTGCGAGTTGGAAACCGCGACGTTCAGTCGCGGGCGCTCATCCTCGCTACCGGCTCCTCCCCTGCCTCCCTGCCGGGAATAAAGTTCGACGGCGACCGCTATCTCTGCAGCGACGACGCTCTGGAGCTCAAGTCGGTGCCGGACAAGATCAACCTGGTCGGCGGCGGGGTGATCGGTATCCACTTCGCGCTGATCTACAGCGCCCTCGGCGCCGCGGTCACGATCTACGAAGCGCTCCCCGAGATCCTCGCCGGGATCGACGAAGAGGTCGTCGCCACCGTCAAGCGGCTCCTGAACCGGCGGAAGATCAATGTCCTGACCGGTACGCGGTTCGACCCGGCTAAGGCCGAAGGAAAAACTTTGATCTGCGTCGGACGGACGCCAAATGTAAAAGGGACTGAGGGACTGGGGACCAGGATGGAAGGGAAGAGTATCTGGGTCAATGAGAAGATGGAGACGAGCGTTCCCGGCGTCTACGCGGTCGGCGACCTGGTCAGCAAAAAGATGCTCGCCCACGTCGCTTATGAACAGGGGGCGATCGCGGCAGAGAACGCCCTGGGCGGCAATAAGATTTTTAACTACGATTGCGTCCCGATCGGCATCTACACCAACCCGGAAATCGCCAGCGTCGGCCTGACGGAAAAAGAGGCGCGGGAAAAAGGGCTGACCGTTAGGATCGGCAAGTTCCCTATGGCCGCCCTGGGGATCGCTCAGGCGATGGGCGAGATCGAAGGGTTCGTCAAAGTCGTGGCCGACGACCAGGGCAAACTGCTCGGCGTCCATATTTTGGGAGCGGAAGCGACCAGCATCATCGGCGCGGCGACTTTAGCGTTAAAACAAGGCTTAAAGATCGAGCAATTAGCGGCAACTTTCCAGGCTCACCCCAGCTACCCCGAAGCTCTCCACGAAGCGTCGCTGGCGGTCCTCAGCCGCAGCCTGCATAACCTCAACCAGCGTTAA